In Quercus robur chromosome 10, dhQueRobu3.1, whole genome shotgun sequence, a genomic segment contains:
- the LOC126702173 gene encoding uncharacterized protein LOC126702173 yields MKSVNPLSSKKNTREDEHARLRSTGSQHESIRSKLKNMGPICKSRKESAAAFLQSSIEEEIDLDMQFGEEKCSDDSTYTWLSSDCTTFSSFFEEYRLSSSFNPSSDEFLGSRLSLLANLGNELTPFNESARKPMEEASSALENIIPDAEKTFQNDLNEANVVTWLLSSTASDANANESTVRHSENAECQSCENSKSCDNPSSPFGTKPDSSSQISDLEKTSYSDSLMNLDGEDSNLISDNNLELDYFPSGFPSPSFKNSWCSEVPSSSSSVSSFTDLGYQKSAYSTSSEHVSEAISEDFNADEPLFWPYKCKFDWSSGESWKWFCTSPRKDILTPSNSVIVKFPRKRVAPKEGCRKRLVFSSGSTPSRSMELKQEDNNKDVHRINTVPSRLSKSTKRSAKIVPLEMKDDIIEPKDRKLPIQKFVGEDNNFSKEDFASKDKLSMGKEDFALDEELPIETLLGLDEFDGHEGVDSGFDGNVFSLDELLC; encoded by the coding sequence ATGAAGAGTGTGAACCCTTTGTCCTCAAAGAAGAATACCAGGGAGGATGAGCATGCTAGACTAAGATCAACTGGCTCTCAACATGAATCAATTAgatcaaaacttaaaaatatggGTCCTATATGTAAGTCCAGAAAGGAGTCTGCTGCTGCTTTTCTCCAATCATCAATAGAAGAAGAGATTGATCTTGATATGCAGTTTGGCGAGGAAAAATGTTCTGATGATAGCACGTATACGTGGTTGTCATCAGATTGCACAACCTTTTCATCGTTTTTTGAAGAATACAGACTGTCTAGTTCATTTAATCCTTCTAGTGATGAGTTTTTAGGTTCAAGGTTGTCATTGTTGGCCAATTTAGGTAATGAATTAACTCCCTTTAACGAGTCTGCGAGAAAGCCTATGGAAGAGGCATCTTCAGCTCTTGAGAATATCATTCCAGACGCAGAGAAGACTTTTCAGAACGATTTGAATGAAGCAAATGTAGTTACATGGCTATTGAGCTCAACGGCAAGTGATGCAAATGCAAATGAGTCCACTGTGAGACACTCTGAGAATGCCGAGTGTCAGTCCTGTGAGAACTCCAAAAGTTGTGACAACCCTTCAAGTCCTTTTGGCACCAAGCCTGATTCTTCTTCTCAAATTTCTGATTTGGAAAAAACAAGTTACTCAGACTCTTTGATGAATCTTGATGGTGAAGATTCGAATTTGATTTCAGATAATAATCTGGAGTTGGATTACTTCCCATCTGGTTTTCCTAGCCCGTCGTTTAAGAACAGTTGGTGTTCTGAAGTTCCATCATCTAGTTCTAGTGTTTCTTCGTTCACTGACTTAGGATATCAAAAATCAGCATATAGTACTTCATCTGAGCATGTTTCAGAAGCTATTTCAGAAGATTTCAATGCTGATGAACCACTTTTCTGGCCATACAAATGCAAATTTGATTGGAGTTCTGGGGAATCTTGGAAATGGTTTTGCACATCACCTCGAAAGGATATACTAACTCCTTCCAACTCTGTTATTGTAAAATTCCCAAGGAAAAGAGTGGCACCCAAAGAAGGGTGTAGGAAAAGGCTTGTGTTCAGCTCAGGATCAACACCTTCAAGGAGTATGGAGTTGAAGCAAGAAGACAACAACAAAGATGTCCACAGGATCAATACTGTACCCTCAAGGTTGAGCAAGTCAACAAAAAGATCAGCGAAAATTGTGCCCTTAGAAATGAAAGATGACATTATAGAACCAAAAGATAGGAAACTGCCTATTCAGAAATTCGTTGGTGAAGATAATAATTTCTCAAAAGAAGATTTTGCATCGAAGGATAAGCTTTCAATGGGAAAAGAAGATTTTGCATTGGATGAAGAACTTCCAATTGAGACATTGTTGGGCCTCGATGAATTTGACGGGCATGAGGGAGTTGATTCTGGATTTGATGGAAATGTTTTCTCACTGGATGAGTTGCTATGTTAA